The proteins below are encoded in one region of Neoasaia chiangmaiensis:
- a CDS encoding acyl carrier protein yields MRGEAVMDDTAAFSALRQVLIELFGSQAADIGRDATAADVPGWDSMQMITIILTLQERYGLLLSNQDIDRLHCVGDLADQLDRHLKASGATIAGSGP; encoded by the coding sequence ATGAGAGGCGAAGCGGTGATGGACGATACGGCGGCCTTTTCGGCGTTGCGGCAGGTGCTGATCGAACTGTTCGGATCGCAGGCGGCGGATATCGGGCGCGATGCAACCGCAGCGGATGTACCGGGCTGGGATTCCATGCAGATGATTACGATCATCCTGACGCTCCAGGAACGCTACGGGCTCCTTCTGAGCAATCAGGATATCGATCGTCTGCATTGCGTCGGTGATCTCGCGGATCAGCTGGATCGGCATCTCAAGGCGTCCGGGGCAACGATTGCTGGAAGCGGGCCATGA
- a CDS encoding AGE family epimerase/isomerase, which produces MTQVENTALNADRDVWRRWLQDDALPLWSRQGFDVRRQLFHERLTFEREPVLLPELRLMVQARQIATFCRADKDGLASTASLALDCLGEVQRRYWHGDGASGWLFSLGPDGRPADRRRDLYAHAFILLAYAWAYRLSGAVRYLDVARQTVLEIDRIFFTQNGGYVDTVPAQDTVRRQNPHMHLLEAYLALAEASGDDFYLDYARRMIHLATRYFVLPDTGMLLEFFDVTWRPLQAPGHNRVEPGHLFEWAWLFGEFARLAPDDRDSEAIAGMRQKLYATAVAYGVDPDTAIVCDAITETGQRLEDSTRIWPQTEFMRMLCWHGRHGDAAARSMLSRQSVAFFKSYAPASLRGGWIDRIDVHGVSLTDYMPASSLYHIYGAAAEYLATVVPSAEKVPSI; this is translated from the coding sequence ATGACGCAGGTTGAGAACACGGCATTGAACGCCGACCGCGATGTATGGCGCCGATGGTTGCAGGACGACGCACTGCCGCTGTGGTCCAGGCAGGGTTTCGATGTCCGGCGCCAGCTGTTTCACGAGCGTCTGACGTTCGAGCGTGAGCCGGTTCTGTTGCCCGAATTGCGCCTGATGGTTCAGGCGCGGCAGATCGCGACATTCTGCCGTGCCGATAAGGATGGTCTTGCTTCGACCGCCTCTCTGGCGCTCGATTGTCTGGGAGAGGTGCAGCGCCGGTACTGGCATGGCGATGGCGCGTCCGGCTGGCTGTTTTCGCTGGGCCCCGATGGACGTCCGGCCGATCGGCGGCGCGATCTCTATGCGCATGCGTTCATTCTGCTGGCTTATGCCTGGGCCTATCGGCTCTCAGGTGCGGTGCGATACCTGGATGTGGCACGCCAGACGGTTCTCGAGATCGATCGCATCTTCTTCACGCAGAATGGCGGGTATGTGGACACCGTACCGGCGCAGGATACGGTTCGCCGGCAAAATCCGCACATGCATTTGCTGGAGGCTTATCTGGCGCTTGCTGAAGCGTCCGGCGATGATTTCTATCTGGATTATGCGCGCCGGATGATTCATCTGGCGACGCGGTACTTTGTCCTGCCCGATACGGGGATGTTGCTTGAATTTTTCGATGTGACGTGGCGACCGCTTCAGGCGCCGGGGCATAATCGTGTCGAGCCGGGCCATCTGTTCGAGTGGGCGTGGCTGTTTGGCGAGTTTGCGCGTCTTGCGCCGGATGATCGTGATAGCGAGGCCATCGCTGGCATGCGGCAAAAACTTTATGCGACGGCGGTCGCGTATGGCGTCGACCCGGACACGGCCATCGTCTGCGATGCGATTACCGAGACCGGCCAGCGGCTTGAGGATTCGACCCGGATATGGCCGCAGACGGAGTTCATGCGCATGCTCTGCTGGCATGGTCGCCACGGAGACGCGGCGGCGCGGAGCATGCTTTCACGACAGAGCGTGGCTTTCTTCAAATCGTATGCGCCAGCGTCGCTGCGTGGTGGATGGATCGACCGTATCGATGTGCATGGCGTATCGCTGACTGATTACATGCCGGCGAGCTCTCTGTACCATATTTACGGTGCCGCGGCGGAATATCTGGCGACTGTCGTGCCTTCCGCGGAAAAAGTGCCTTCGATCTGA